The proteins below come from a single Oscillospiraceae bacterium genomic window:
- a CDS encoding AraC family transcriptional regulator, which yields MRPGIFEEKSNNHLKEVTVKIRERYRASTYAQLEETASGDSNRVKEKRFLSFIALGNAVLADEFLARAYNKQESFRFGVMSTSSIQQARYATVASVTLFCRTAIDNGLPENLAYSISDSYLLHLDETESIEEIRFLSLSAFREYCQVMQDWRLQSCRKEIKQCCEYILMHIHEPISLTELAELVNLSPNHLSALFLKETSFRPTEYIRAQKLNYARYILDNYSPTIATLANLLAFPSPSAFARQFKQQYGLTPTEYQRRKE from the coding sequence ATGCGGCCCGGTATCTTTGAGGAAAAATCCAACAACCACTTGAAGGAAGTCACGGTCAAGATTCGTGAGCGTTATCGGGCGAGCACCTACGCACAGTTGGAGGAAACGGCAAGTGGAGACTCGAATCGCGTCAAGGAAAAACGCTTTCTGTCGTTCATCGCACTGGGCAACGCCGTGCTGGCCGATGAGTTTCTGGCTCGTGCTTACAACAAGCAGGAATCGTTTCGCTTTGGGGTGATGAGCACCTCGTCGATCCAGCAGGCGCGATACGCCACCGTGGCTTCGGTCACGCTGTTTTGCCGCACGGCCATCGACAACGGCTTGCCGGAGAATCTCGCCTACAGCATCAGCGATTCCTATTTGCTGCACTTAGACGAGACCGAAAGCATTGAGGAGATCCGGTTCTTATCCCTCAGCGCGTTCCGGGAATACTGCCAGGTCATGCAGGACTGGCGGCTGCAATCCTGCCGCAAGGAGATCAAGCAGTGCTGCGAGTATATCCTGATGCACATCCACGAGCCCATCAGCCTGACGGAACTGGCCGAGCTGGTCAATCTTTCTCCCAATCATCTGTCCGCACTGTTTCTTAAGGAAACCAGCTTTCGCCCCACCGAGTACATCCGCGCACAAAAACTGAACTACGCCCGCTATATTTTGGACAACTATTCTCCGACCATCGCCACGCTGGCCAATCTGTTGGCGTTCCCCAGCCCGAGCGCCTTCGCCCGGCAGTTCAAGCAGCAGTACGGCCTGACCCCTACGGAGTATCAGCGACGAAAAGAATGA
- a CDS encoding helix-turn-helix domain-containing protein, producing the protein MSRRRNKYYDRKLKLQAVQDYLGGGGSLRTICKKHGIKDKKQLRNWIKWYNGHKEIKERRAAGTEIYMTKGRKTTEKERAEIVAFCIEHGKNYPLTIKTYGVSYQQIYAWVRKYEEKGVAGLVDGRGRNKPESEMTEVEKLRVQNKLLQAQIKDKEMEIALLKKLKELERWDV; encoded by the coding sequence ATGTCAAGAAGAAGGAACAAGTACTACGACAGGAAACTAAAGCTGCAAGCAGTGCAAGATTATCTTGGAGGCGGTGGCAGTTTACGGACTATTTGCAAAAAACACGGGATTAAAGACAAAAAGCAGCTGCGGAACTGGATAAAGTGGTATAATGGTCATAAAGAAATCAAGGAGAGGCGAGCAGCCGGAACGGAGATTTATATGACCAAGGGCAGAAAGACAACAGAAAAGGAACGCGCGGAGATCGTAGCGTTTTGTATTGAACATGGCAAGAACTATCCGCTGACGATAAAGACTTATGGCGTATCGTATCAACAGATTTACGCATGGGTACGAAAGTACGAAGAAAAAGGCGTTGCAGGTCTGGTGGATGGCAGAGGCAGGAACAAGCCGGAGAGTGAAATGACCGAAGTCGAGAAACTTCGTGTGCAAAACAAGCTGCTTCAAGCACAGATCAAAGACAAGGAGATGGAGATTGCTCTGTTAAAAAAATTGAAAGAATTGGAGAGGTGGGATGTCTGA
- a CDS encoding helix-turn-helix domain-containing protein: MKKETISKDPLAEKIEEVLTPYPDPMSRNDFRIVCHIGTRTSLYLLQSGLVPCKNNGKKTRCYKIAKKDVAEYLYRRESDPMRYTPPSGWYYNYPKHKKPAASLERKLNYKGEERLLAKEWYEQQLANYPDVLTVAQVCEVTGYQRHTILKWCSKGLLKTILQTPKYMIPKVWLLEFVTSDFFNEISRKCGKHYAAIKEIGGSRKAR; encoded by the coding sequence ATGAAGAAAGAAACTATAAGCAAAGACCCGCTGGCAGAAAAGATTGAAGAAGTCCTAACGCCCTATCCGGACCCGATGAGCCGCAACGATTTCCGCATCGTATGCCATATCGGAACACGAACCTCGCTTTATCTCCTGCAAAGCGGACTTGTTCCCTGCAAAAACAACGGAAAGAAAACACGCTGCTATAAAATCGCCAAGAAAGATGTTGCCGAGTATCTCTACCGCCGAGAGTCCGACCCGATGCGCTACACTCCGCCCAGCGGGTGGTATTACAACTACCCCAAGCACAAGAAACCTGCCGCATCGTTAGAGCGCAAGCTGAACTATAAGGGTGAAGAACGGCTGCTGGCCAAGGAATGGTACGAGCAGCAACTGGCAAATTACCCGGATGTACTGACCGTTGCGCAAGTCTGCGAGGTCACAGGCTACCAACGCCACACCATTCTGAAATGGTGCAGCAAGGGCTTGCTGAAAACCATCTTACAGACACCCAAGTACATGATTCCCAAAGTATGGCTGCTGGAATTTGTGACATCCGATTTTTTCAACGAAATCAGCCGAAAATGTGGAAAACACTATGCCGCCATCAAGGAAATCGGTGGTTCACGCAAAGCCCGATAA
- a CDS encoding site-specific integrase yields MVAGHLQEKNGIYYVVLTYKTYDGKRKTKWQSTGLPIKGNKRRAEAMMRELQDDFEPPVDPNGPPSKAMLFADYLVQWLEIAKSTVKLTTYASYKELSNSRIIPYFRNLGVTLGDLKAVHIQAFYQEQLERVKPNTVIHYHAVIHRALKYAVKTDLIDVNPADKVDRPKKNEFTGNFYSKDEMNALFDAVRGSKIEVAVMLTAFYGLRRSEVVGLKWAAVDFEQNTIEICHTVTTVRLDGKEVLVESNGTKTKSSKRTLPLVPVFRERLLALQEEQKENRKLCGRCYNKKYADYICVDAMGNLLKPDYLSNSFQIILQNYHLRRIRFHDLRHSCASLLLANGVPMKMIQEWLGHSDFSTTANIYSHLDYASKVSSAEAMLNGLGMGSNPGNDT; encoded by the coding sequence ATGGTCGCAGGGCATCTGCAAGAAAAAAATGGTATCTACTATGTGGTACTGACCTACAAAACTTATGACGGCAAACGCAAAACCAAATGGCAATCCACGGGCTTGCCCATCAAGGGCAACAAGCGGCGCGCCGAGGCGATGATGCGTGAGCTGCAAGACGACTTTGAGCCACCCGTTGACCCCAACGGTCCGCCCAGCAAAGCCATGCTGTTTGCGGATTATCTGGTGCAATGGCTGGAAATCGCAAAGTCAACCGTCAAGCTGACAACCTACGCAAGCTACAAAGAACTGTCGAACAGCAGGATCATTCCTTACTTTAGAAATCTCGGCGTTACGCTGGGCGACCTGAAAGCGGTTCATATCCAAGCATTTTATCAGGAACAGTTGGAGCGTGTGAAGCCCAATACGGTCATTCACTATCATGCGGTTATCCACCGCGCCTTGAAATACGCAGTGAAAACAGACCTGATCGATGTGAACCCTGCCGACAAGGTGGACCGCCCGAAGAAAAACGAATTTACTGGGAACTTCTACAGCAAGGATGAAATGAACGCACTGTTCGACGCTGTGCGCGGCAGTAAAATTGAGGTGGCAGTTATGTTGACTGCCTTTTATGGTCTGCGCCGCAGTGAGGTTGTAGGGCTGAAATGGGCTGCTGTGGACTTTGAGCAGAACACCATTGAAATCTGCCACACGGTCACAACGGTTCGGCTGGACGGAAAAGAAGTGCTTGTAGAATCCAATGGCACAAAAACCAAATCCAGCAAGCGCACCTTGCCGCTTGTACCGGTTTTCCGGGAACGGCTGCTGGCCTTGCAGGAGGAACAGAAAGAAAACCGCAAGCTGTGCGGTAGGTGCTACAACAAAAAATACGCAGACTACATCTGCGTAGACGCAATGGGCAATCTGCTCAAGCCGGATTATCTCTCCAATTCGTTCCAGATTATCTTGCAAAATTATCATCTGCGGCGCATCCGTTTTCACGATTTGCGCCATTCTTGCGCCAGTTTGCTTTTGGCAAACGGTGTCCCGATGAAGATGATTCAGGAGTGGCTGGGACACAGCGATTTCTCTACCACCGCGAATATTTATTCGCATTTGGACTACGCTTCCAAGGTTTCTTCGGCAGAAGCGATGCTGAACGGGCTTGGAATGGGTTCAAATCCGGGAAATGACACTTAA
- a CDS encoding helix-turn-helix domain-containing protein — MISDYGGHLCFQQVAAMLVELNPQIQGKEVFCISNKGFNQRDAYRVMLRKYPDVMNIEQMCDALRISTKTGYKLLHEGKIPAMKIGRSYRIPKAHLFTYLQICGQHCRAENRQC; from the coding sequence TTGATTTCAGATTATGGCGGCCACTTGTGTTTTCAACAAGTGGCCGCTATGCTTGTGGAATTAAATCCGCAAATTCAAGGAAAAGAGGTGTTCTGTATCAGCAACAAAGGATTTAACCAGCGCGATGCCTACCGTGTCATGCTGCGCAAGTACCCCGATGTAATGAACATCGAACAGATGTGCGATGCCCTGCGAATCAGCACCAAAACGGGGTACAAGCTGCTGCACGAAGGCAAAATCCCGGCGATGAAAATCGGGCGCTCATATCGCATCCCCAAAGCCCACCTGTTTACCTACCTTCAAATTTGCGGTCAACACTGTCGAGCAGAGAATCGACAGTGTTGA